Part of the Spirochaeta isovalerica genome, ATTCCGGACGGATTGCCGGCTTCATTCCCGGATGAAAACGAGACGGTGGAAACTCTTGTTATTGAATTATCCGACCAGTCGCTTAATCTGACCCTTTTGCTGTCATACAGTATTTTCGAAAGTAAGGATATTATAACCAGGACTGTAGAAATCAGAAATAATAGTAAAAGCCCCGTGACTATAGACAAAATATCAAGCTTTTCCCTGGATTTCGATCATAAGGATTTTGATCTGATAACATTTGACGGAGCCTGGATCAGGGAAAGACATCCTCACAGAAGAGCTCTCGGTCATGGCCTGACAGAGATCAGCTCCCGTAAGGGCATCAGCAGCCCTGATCACAATCCTTTTCTGGTTTTGTGTGATAAAAAGACGACTGAACATCATGGGGATGCCTACGGTTTTGCACTGATGTACAGCGGCAATCACAGTTCTTCTGTTGAGGTCAGCTCTCACAATTCAACCAGAGTGCAGACAGGAATCAATCATTTTGATTTCAGCTGGCTTCTTGAACCGGGAGCGGCATTCCAGACCCCTGAAGCTGTTATGACATTTTCAGCTGAGGGCCTGAACGGGATGAGCGGGAATTTCCACCGTTTTATTCGGCATAATATTGTAAGAGGCACATGGAAACATAAAGAGCGACCGGTTCTGATAAATAACTGGGAAGCAACCTATTTTGATTTTAATGAAAAAAAACTCCTCAACCTGGCCAAAGAAGCCAAAAGCCTCGGGGTCGAACTATTCGTTCTTGATGATGGATGGTTCGGAGAGAGAAACGACGACAGAACTTCACTGGGAGACTGGTTCGTCAATAAAAAGAAACTGCCTTCCGGTATAGAAGGGCTTGCCGAAAAGATCAACAAGCTGGGAATGAATTTCGGTATCTGGGTAGAACCGGAAATGATCTCGGAAAAGAGCGATCTCTATGAGAAACATCCGGACTGGATGGTCAGGACGCCTCATCGCGATCCTTCTCCGGGGCGCAATCAATTTCTCCTCGATTTATCGAATGTTCTGGTTTGTGATTTTCTCTATGAGATCCTTTCTGATTTATTTAGAAAGGCCGGAATTTCCTATGTGAAATGGGATATGAACCGCTCTTTCAGTGACGTCTATTCTCCAGCTCTTTCTCCCGAAAGACAGAAGGAATTTTCGCACCGCTATGTTCTCGGTCTTTATTCTCTTCTTGAAAGGCTGACTAATGAGTTCCCTCATATCCTTTTTGAATCTTGTGCAAGCGGCGGGAGCCGTTTTGATCTGGCGATGTTCTATTATATGCCTCAGATCTGGACTAGTGATGATACAGATGCCATGGAAAGGCTTCCCATACAATACGGCAGTTCCATGCTGGCTCCGCTTTCAGTCATGGGTGCCCATGTCAGCGCCGTCCCCAACCATCAGGTTCTGAGAAATACTCCTTTGGAAACGAGATTTAATACGGCTACATTCGGATTGCTCGGATATGAACTGGATTTGACAAAGCTGAATAATTTTGAAAAAAAAGTCATAAAAAAGCAGATCTCATTTTATAAGGAATACAGAAAACTCCTGCAGTTCGGCGATTTCTACAGGATCGAAGATCCTTTATCAGGAGAAATGACTTTATGGATGGTCGTCTCTTCTGATAAAAATGAAGCTATCATCGGGTATTACCAGAAAACAGCCAAACCGAATCCGGGTCCGGAAAGATACAGGCTGAAAGGGCTGGATCCTCATAAAAAATACTCTCTGAAAAACCGCACCCAGTTTATGGATGTTAAACAATTCGGCCATTTAATAAATATGGTATCTCCTGTTGAATTAAAAGAGAACGGCGTCCTGCATCAAATGGTAGCGTCCAATTATCTTTATGAAGTTGAGAAAACGGAATTCTCAGCATACGGCGATCAATTGATGAACAGAGGATTTTGTCCGGCTCATCAGTTTTACGGAACGGGGCTCGATGAGAAGATAGCTTTTCTGGGAGACTTCGGTTCCCGCTTATTCCTTTTGAAAGCACTGGATAAATGATTTATAATAGTTTCATGAAACGTCAGGTTTTATTAGTTTTTTCTCTGTTCTTCTCAGTTCTTTCTTTATGCGGCGAACCCATTCAGACATTTCGTCTTGATCATATTACAATCAGCGATGGACTCCCCAATTCATCTGTCTCCGCCATTGTTCAGGATTCACGCGGTTTTATGTGGTTCGGGACTCAGTCCGGGTTAACAAGGTATGACGGTTACAGTTTTACGACTTACCTGAATGATCCTTTCGACTCCAATTCTCTTCCCCATAATCAGATACAAACCTTGTTCATGGACGATAATAATATCCTCTGGATCGGAACCTATAACGGGCTCTGCCGATATGATATAGAAAAGGGAATCTTTACCAATTATCCGAGTATAGATGGCGATAACACATCTCTAAGCAACGATGTCGTCGTCGCTATTGAAAAGGACTCTCAGGGACGTTTATGGGTGGGAACCCTGAACGGCTTGAATCTTTTCGACGAGGAAAATGGATCTTTTACCCGCTTCTCCCATGATGGCGATAATAAATTTTCTATTCCCGATAATACCGTCAGAACAATACTAAACGATGCGGAGGGCGTTCTCTGGGTAGGGACTTACGGCGGCTTAAGCCGT contains:
- a CDS encoding alpha-galactosidase — its product is MIHFSDNTFHLQTDNTSYILRILPTGHPAHLYYGEKISHKESLENFLYLPSETLGYGNSTSYSTGFSGFSLNHLPLEYSSYGKGDYRNPSIALCGEDGNRTFDFTFVGYKINSGKTIPDGLPASFPDENETVETLVIELSDQSLNLTLLLSYSIFESKDIITRTVEIRNNSKSPVTIDKISSFSLDFDHKDFDLITFDGAWIRERHPHRRALGHGLTEISSRKGISSPDHNPFLVLCDKKTTEHHGDAYGFALMYSGNHSSSVEVSSHNSTRVQTGINHFDFSWLLEPGAAFQTPEAVMTFSAEGLNGMSGNFHRFIRHNIVRGTWKHKERPVLINNWEATYFDFNEKKLLNLAKEAKSLGVELFVLDDGWFGERNDDRTSLGDWFVNKKKLPSGIEGLAEKINKLGMNFGIWVEPEMISEKSDLYEKHPDWMVRTPHRDPSPGRNQFLLDLSNVLVCDFLYEILSDLFRKAGISYVKWDMNRSFSDVYSPALSPERQKEFSHRYVLGLYSLLERLTNEFPHILFESCASGGSRFDLAMFYYMPQIWTSDDTDAMERLPIQYGSSMLAPLSVMGAHVSAVPNHQVLRNTPLETRFNTATFGLLGYELDLTKLNNFEKKVIKKQISFYKEYRKLLQFGDFYRIEDPLSGEMTLWMVVSSDKNEAIIGYYQKTAKPNPGPERYRLKGLDPHKKYSLKNRTQFMDVKQFGHLINMVSPVELKENGVLHQMVASNYLYEVEKTEFSAYGDQLMNRGFCPAHQFYGTGLDEKIAFLGDFGSRLFLLKALDK